In Anaeromyxobacter diazotrophicus, a genomic segment contains:
- the gatA gene encoding Asp-tRNA(Asn)/Glu-tRNA(Gln) amidotransferase subunit GatA: MSGAGELLDLSLTGLSAALAAGRVSAREATEAALARIEATDGRVGAFLAVTAERARERAAAADARAARGARLGPLDGVPLAVKDLFLTRGVATTAASRILAGFVPPYDAAVVERLEAAGAVLLGKLNLDEFAMGSSNENSAVKPCHNPWDLARTPGGSSGGSAAALAARQAFGTLGTDTGGSIREPAAFCGVVGLKPTYGRVSRYGVVAFASSLDQPGPLGRTVGDAAALLQVIAGRDARDLTSSTRPVDDYGAALEEGARGLTVGVPRAWLAEGVEAGVARRVKEALALYERLGAKLVDVELPHTKYGIAAYYLIAPAEASSNLARYDGVRFGLREGGAGGLKGMYGATRAAGFGAEPKRRIMLGTYALSAGYYDAYYLRAQKVRTLLRRDFERAFERCDVIAGPVTPAVAFRLGEKVADPLAMYLEDVFTVTCNLAALPGLSVPCGLHPEQQLPVGLQLIGRPFDEATLLRAARALEREQGPLPRPAGLEA, translated from the coding sequence GTGAGCGGCGCGGGCGAGCTGCTCGACCTCTCCCTGACCGGGCTCTCCGCCGCGCTCGCCGCCGGGCGGGTGTCGGCGCGCGAGGCGACCGAGGCGGCGCTGGCGCGCATCGAGGCCACCGACGGCCGGGTGGGCGCGTTCCTGGCCGTCACCGCCGAGCGGGCGCGCGAGCGCGCCGCCGCGGCCGACGCGCGCGCCGCCCGCGGCGCCCGCCTGGGCCCGCTCGACGGCGTGCCGCTGGCGGTGAAGGACCTGTTCCTCACCCGCGGCGTCGCCACCACCGCCGCCTCCCGCATCCTCGCCGGGTTCGTCCCGCCCTACGACGCCGCCGTCGTGGAGCGGCTCGAGGCGGCCGGCGCGGTGCTCCTCGGCAAGCTCAACCTCGACGAGTTCGCCATGGGCTCGTCGAACGAGAACAGCGCCGTGAAGCCGTGCCACAACCCCTGGGACCTCGCCCGCACGCCGGGCGGCTCCTCCGGCGGGAGCGCGGCCGCCCTGGCGGCGCGGCAGGCGTTCGGCACGCTCGGCACCGACACCGGCGGCTCCATCCGCGAGCCGGCCGCGTTCTGCGGGGTGGTGGGCCTCAAGCCCACCTACGGCCGCGTCTCGCGATACGGCGTGGTCGCCTTCGCCTCCTCGCTCGACCAGCCCGGGCCGCTCGGCCGGACGGTGGGCGACGCGGCGGCGCTCCTGCAGGTCATCGCCGGCCGCGACGCGCGCGACCTGACGAGCTCCACCCGCCCGGTGGACGACTACGGCGCGGCGCTGGAGGAGGGCGCGCGCGGCCTCACCGTCGGCGTGCCGCGCGCCTGGCTGGCCGAGGGCGTCGAGGCGGGCGTGGCGCGGCGGGTGAAGGAGGCGCTCGCGCTCTACGAGCGGCTCGGGGCGAAGCTCGTGGACGTGGAGCTGCCGCACACGAAGTACGGCATCGCCGCCTACTACCTCATCGCGCCGGCCGAGGCCTCGTCCAACCTGGCGCGCTACGACGGCGTGCGCTTCGGGCTGCGGGAGGGGGGCGCGGGCGGCCTGAAGGGCATGTACGGCGCGACCCGCGCCGCCGGCTTCGGCGCCGAGCCGAAGCGCCGCATCATGCTCGGCACCTACGCGCTCAGCGCCGGCTACTACGACGCCTACTACCTGCGGGCGCAGAAGGTCCGGACGCTGCTCCGCCGCGACTTCGAGCGCGCCTTCGAGCGGTGCGACGTCATCGCCGGCCCGGTGACGCCGGCGGTGGCCTTCCGGCTGGGCGAGAAGGTCGCGGATCCGCTCGCCATGTACCTGGAGGACGTCTTCACGGTGACCTGCAACCTGGCCGCGCTCCCGGGGCTCTCGGTGCCGTGCGGGCTCCACCCGGAGCAGCAGCTGCCGGTCGGCCTGCAGCTCATCGGCCGCCCGTTCGATGAGGCGACGCTGCTCCGCGCCGCGCGCGCGCTGGAGCGCGAGCAGGGGCCGCTGCCGCGCCCCGCGGGGCTGGAGGCGTAG
- the gatC gene encoding Asp-tRNA(Asn)/Glu-tRNA(Gln) amidotransferase subunit GatC — protein sequence MALSLDEVRRIAVLARLELSPEEEQLFQGQLSAVLDYVAQLEELDVSGVEPMTHALAEAGAAPLRPDELQPSLPPEEAVRAAPAREGTFFKVPRIIE from the coding sequence GTGGCGCTGTCGCTCGACGAGGTGCGGCGCATCGCCGTCCTCGCACGCCTGGAGCTGTCGCCCGAGGAGGAGCAGCTCTTCCAGGGCCAGCTCTCGGCCGTGCTCGACTACGTGGCGCAGCTCGAGGAGCTCGACGTCTCGGGCGTCGAGCCGATGACGCACGCGCTGGCGGAGGCCGGCGCGGCGCCGCTGCGCCCGGACGAGCTCCAGCCGAGCCTCCCGCCCGAGGAGGCGGTGCGCGCGGCGCCGGCGCGCGAGGGCACCTTCTTCAAGGTGCCGAGGATCATCGAGTGA